GGTCTCAAGTTATCCCAGAAAATAAATTAAGCATACGTGCAATTACAGACAATGACATGTGTCCCATTGTTTATGTCGATGGCGAGGAAACAGAAATGCTGAATCGCAGCTCAATTAACAATGCCGAAACAGTTTGTGAACTCATAGTACAAACAAGTGCTAGAAACATTAGGATTGATAATATACAGATTCCCATATTACCAGAAAAGGTGAACAAAATTGCTTTTATTGGTGACACGGGCTGTAGAATAAATATGTTATTTCAGCAGGAATGTAATTCGGTAGATAGCTGGCCTTTAAAAAAAAATTTAGATTCAATCGCCCTTCATAAACCAGATTTAATTATCCATGTTGGTGATTATCATTACAGACAAACAAAATGTAGAAATACAAAAAAGTGTGGAGATATTTATGGATATAATAAAGAAGCTTGGTACGCTGATTGGTTTGAGCCTGCAAAGGATATCTTATCACAATCCCCTTTCCTTTTTGTTCGTGGAAACCATGAGAGTTGTGATAGAGCTTATGAAGGATGGTTCAGGTATCTAGATTCATACCCCTTTTCGTCTGAAAAATGTGGAAACTTTGTTTCTAGTTGGTCCTTAGATGCTGGACCGATGAAATTTTTTATCTTCGACTCTTCATCCGGTGAGGATATTTTTACAACCCAAAGCACAATTGATGCTTTTGAGAGGCAATTTGATAAATTGATACAAGATAAGCCCACGTGGTTTTTAACTCATAAACCGCTTTGGAGATCTCCAAAAAAAGAATTTTTGACATTAAAAAGCCATGGTAATCTTACACAAATTGAAGCTTTTGGAGATAAATTTCCAAGCAATGTTACTACCATAGTTTCTGGCCACATTCATATAGCCCAGATTTTATTAATGGATAATGTTCCAGACCAGATTATAGTTGGAAATGGCGGTGCATCATTACACGCTCAAGATCAAGAGCCTGTTTATCAAAATGTAGAATTTGACTATTCAAATGGTAGAAACTACTTAGCACACGAGGTTAGAAACTTTTTTGGCTTTGGCTTTGCAATACTAAATTTAGATGATTACAAATTTACCTTCTATAATCAACACAATAAGGAAATGTATTCTGCGAAGCTAACAGAAGATTTTAAACTTAAACGGATTAAAGCTATAGTCAATTCATTTTAGGAGTTTGTTATTAGCTATTTTAAAAACGCTACTTAAACATTTTTTTTAATCGATTGATTTCATCAGCAAATTTTGAGTCGGTCTTTATAAAATTTTCTACTTGTTTTACTGCATGTATAACAGTAGCATGGTCTCTGCCACCAAAGTTTCTCCCAATATCTGGTAGGCTTTTTTGCGTAAATTTTTTGGCAAAATACATAGCTATTTGTCTTGGCCTTGCAAGACTGCGAAGCCTTCTATTGGATTGCATATCTGCAACCTTTATATTGAAAAATTCAGCTACTTTCTTTTGTATTTCTTCTATCGTGACTGACCTATGATTTGACCTAAGAAGATCGATTAGGGTTTCACTAGCTGATTCTACCGTCATACTTCTTCCAATTAATGAGGTATGGGTAATCTTATTTAATGCTCCTTCTAATTCTCTTATATTAGATTTTATGTTCCTTGCTAAAAACTCTAGGACATCTTTCGGAACATACATATTCATCTGCTCCACTTTTGCCTGCAATATACCAAGCCTTAATTCAAAAGTTGTTTCATTAATATCTGCTACCAATCCCCAACCAAGTCGTGATTTTATTCTTTCTTCCACTCCATCAAGATCACTAGGAGACCTATCAGCTGATATAACCAATTGCTTATTTTGGTCTATCAATGCATTGAAAGTGTGAAAAAATTCTTCTTGTGTACTATCTTTACCACTGATAAATTGCACATCATCTACCATCAATACATCTACTGATCTAAATTGCTCTTTAAATAACATAATATCTTTGCTTCGCAGCGCTGTAATATATTGGTACATGAATTTCTCTGCTGATAGATATACCACTTTTCTTTTTGCTGATGGGGAATTGACTATGTGCCAAGCTATAGCATGCATTAGATGTGTTTTACCAAGTCCCACTCCACCATATAGAAACAAAGGATTGCTGCCTGATATTGGATCTATAGATTCTGCCACACGCTTTGCCGCCGTAAATGCTAATTCATTTGGCTTCCCCACTACAAAATTATCAAAGGTGAACCTTGGATCCAGCGGCGAACCAAGATTATGATTACTTTCCTCTCTGTTTTTTAGTATAACATTAAAATTTGAATTCCTTTCCTCAATTACTTGAATATCAATAGAACGTATGCTTTTATCTTCGCTTTGCCACAATGATAGTATTTTTTTCATGTAATGAACTGTAATCCACTCTTTTATAAACCTTGTTGACACGGATAAAAGAACTTCCCCATTTCTGCTACTGACAAATTTTAGCGAACTCAGCCAGCTGTTATATGTTGCTTCTCCATAAAGATTATAAAGACAATTTTGGATTTTTTCCCAAGTAACATTGTGATCCGTTACTGTAATAATCTGATCAAAAAACATAGTAGAAACCTTAGGGCTAGTTAAGTTCATATACCATACCAAGAAAAAAGCAACAATTAGAAAAATATAAGATAATCAATAGCTTACTGCAAAATGAAAAGCTAATACTACTTAATACATACTAAAAATTATGGTGATTTTTTGATGAGTTGTAAAGGGTATAAAAACACTAAAATTGATCATTTTTATTTCAAAAAAATGAAAAATTTGTAAATGTCGCTTGTATCGAGGATTAGAAGCATGCTATTAAAAATAGTAATACATTATGTATAAATAAGATGTTAAATTTACTGGCAAATAAGTAAAGTATTCATATAAATATAGCTAACCTAATATAGATTTACTGAAGCAAGTTTATGATTATATTAAGTAATTTGAGTTGTTATGCTGTATTCGGTATTGAACTAGAGTTTTACATTGAAGGAATAGAAAAAGAATATTTATTTCTAAGTAGCATCAAAAATAAAATAGCATCTCTTGAATTTTCTTGCGAGAAAGAGAATTCTACACATCAATATGAGATAAAAAGTGGTTGTTATACGAACTCCGACAATTTAATCAAGCATTTTGAGTTAGCAAAACAATTACTTACTGAAGTAGCACAAAAACTAGGCGGGAATGTTTCTTTTAAAGCAAAGCCCTATTTGGATAGAGCAGGCAGTGCATTAAATGTGCATGTTAATCTTGTGAATTCAAATAACGATAACTTATTTTATATCAATGAGCAAAAGTATAATGATTATTTGATTCATAGTATTGGTGGATTATGCGCAATGATGAAAAAACATATGTTATTTTTTGCTCCAAATGATGATTCATATTTAAGATTTCAGTACCCGGATATTCATACTCCAACTACGATTAGTTGGGGGGTAAATAACAGAACTGCTGCGATAAGAATTCCCTATTTTGGCAACGATTCCAAAAGATGCCGCCTGGAGCACCGCGTTCCCGGAGCAGATTGTGACCTTGAAAAAGTACTCACAGCAATAATTGAAGGTATAGTTTTTGGTATAGAGAACAAAATTGCTCCGCCAAATAGAGTGTATGGCATTGCATCTGATTTTCAATATGAGATGGAGAGTTTGATATAAACTCTAACCACGTTGGTTAACAATATCTTCCATAGTTAGCCGCTCTGGCATTCTCATTGAATCACTAGTGACAAAAGTTTTTGGAGCACTGGCAACTTTTGTGATTTCCTGGTAATATCCATTCATATGCATAGGAGGGGATCGCATTAAATCCATATAGTTCGTTGCGTATCTAGTCTGACTTGTATCATCAGCCCCAGCAAGTGAGTTACCGTCAAGGTCCATATGTTCAGGTAGTCCATTTTTCATTTTTTCTTCTGCTCTTTTCCTTATTATTTCTTCTTCTAACTCAGCTTCAGTTTTTTCTGATTCTTCTACGGTATCTTTTTCTTCACCTTCATCAACACTGCTATACCCTTCATCTTCTGAAACACCAGTAATTTCAGCAGGCTGTTCTTTTTTAGTTCTTATTTTATGAATCAGCGAAAGTAATAAGTAAGTAACTGCAGCGGCAGAAACGATAATGGCTATCTTTGCGGCAATGTGGATTGCTGTTAAAAATATTAAAGCTGATAAAGCTCCAGCTAATCCAGACACAATAACTTTATTTTTGCCCTTTGTTACATTTAGAATTGCCACCATAATAACCTCTCAAATACTGTTCTAGAATTATTATACAGAAATTTTCTTATACTTGCAACTTTGCGAAAATTTTAATTATTTGCGTAAAGTTTTAAAGCTATACAAGGATTAATTAATATGCAATGTATCTCGAATATAATATTGTACAAACGCACATATTCAGTTAACATTCAACATGCAGAGCTTACTCATAGAGCGAAACAGGGCGGTGGTATTATTACTTATAGTAATTTTTATCTTCGGTTCATACGTTTATGTAAAAATGCCAAGGGAAAGTAACCCTGATATACAGATTCCTATAATCAGCGTGTTTGTTGGACTTCCTGGGATTTCTGCTCAAGATAGTGAAAAGCTATTAGTGCTTCCTATAGAAAACGAACTAAGATCCATCGAAGGTGTAAGAGAATTGAGAGCTTTTGCAACTAATGATGGTGCTCACATGATACTCGAATTTGGAACAGAGTATGATAATAAAGAAGTGCTCGATAATGTCCGTTCAAAGCTTTCAAACATAAAAGCGAAGTTACCTATTGAAGCGGAATCTCCAATAATAAATGAAATAAATTTGAGTCTATTTCCCATATTAAATGTCGGCTTAATTGGTAATTTGCCAGAAAGAGCCTTAACTGAAATAGCACGCAAGCTAAAGAAAGAAATAGAATCTCTGCCAAATGTTCTCAAAGTTGAAGTAGCGGGTATGCGTAAAGAAACAGTGGAAGTTATAATTGAGCCCACAGTTCTAACAAAATATAACATTCAATCAAACGAAATATTCCAAGCTATATCAAGCAATAACAGACTAGTGGGAGCTGGGTCACTGGAAAATGATACCGGTAAATATTCGATTAAAATATCAGGGTTATTAAAAGATATAGAAGATATTATGAATATTCCTATTAGATCTCAAGGCGATGCAGTTTTGAGAATCAAAGATATAGCAAAAGTATACCCTAGGTTTGAGGATCACCAAGGGTTTGCTCGCATTAATGGATTACCTAGTGTCGTGCTAGAAATTTCAAAACGTAACGGAAAAAACATAATAGACACAGTAAATCAAGTAAAATACTTAATGGATAAGGCAAAAGATCAATTACCTGAAAATTTAAAAGTGGTGTACTTAAATGACCAGTCAAAAAACGTCCGCGATGTGCTTGATGACTTGGAAAACGGCATAATATTCGCTGTGTTGTTAATATTGATCATAATGATGCTTTCTATGGGAACAAGGATTGCTATTCTTGTGGCACTCTCGATACCAGGTTCCTTTCTCATTGGGATAATAGCTCTTTACTTTATGGGCATAACTTTAAATATCGTTGTGCTCTTCAGTTTAATCATGGCTGTTGGCATGCTGGTTGATGATGCAATTGTGATCAGCGAATATGCCGATAGAAAGATGATCTGCGGAATGGACAAAGTAG
The nucleotide sequence above comes from Wolbachia endosymbiont of Oedothorax gibbosus. Encoded proteins:
- a CDS encoding metallophosphoesterase family protein codes for the protein MNVANIFIFLALSLITSFHFVHAQILYTWSQVIPENKLSIRAITDNDMCPIVYVDGEETEMLNRSSINNAETVCELIVQTSARNIRIDNIQIPILPEKVNKIAFIGDTGCRINMLFQQECNSVDSWPLKKNLDSIALHKPDLIIHVGDYHYRQTKCRNTKKCGDIYGYNKEAWYADWFEPAKDILSQSPFLFVRGNHESCDRAYEGWFRYLDSYPFSSEKCGNFVSSWSLDAGPMKFFIFDSSSGEDIFTTQSTIDAFERQFDKLIQDKPTWFLTHKPLWRSPKKEFLTLKSHGNLTQIEAFGDKFPSNVTTIVSGHIHIAQILLMDNVPDQIIVGNGGASLHAQDQEPVYQNVEFDYSNGRNYLAHEVRNFFGFGFAILNLDDYKFTFYNQHNKEMYSAKLTEDFKLKRIKAIVNSF
- a CDS encoding glutamine synthetase, with the protein product MIILSNLSCYAVFGIELEFYIEGIEKEYLFLSSIKNKIASLEFSCEKENSTHQYEIKSGCYTNSDNLIKHFELAKQLLTEVAQKLGGNVSFKAKPYLDRAGSALNVHVNLVNSNNDNLFYINEQKYNDYLIHSIGGLCAMMKKHMLFFAPNDDSYLRFQYPDIHTPTTISWGVNNRTAAIRIPYFGNDSKRCRLEHRVPGADCDLEKVLTAIIEGIVFGIENKIAPPNRVYGIASDFQYEMESLI
- the dnaA gene encoding chromosomal replication initiator protein DnaA: MNLTSPKVSTMFFDQIITVTDHNVTWEKIQNCLYNLYGEATYNSWLSSLKFVSSRNGEVLLSVSTRFIKEWITVHYMKKILSLWQSEDKSIRSIDIQVIEERNSNFNVILKNREESNHNLGSPLDPRFTFDNFVVGKPNELAFTAAKRVAESIDPISGSNPLFLYGGVGLGKTHLMHAIAWHIVNSPSAKRKVVYLSAEKFMYQYITALRSKDIMLFKEQFRSVDVLMVDDVQFISGKDSTQEEFFHTFNALIDQNKQLVISADRSPSDLDGVEERIKSRLGWGLVADINETTFELRLGILQAKVEQMNMYVPKDVLEFLARNIKSNIRELEGALNKITHTSLIGRSMTVESASETLIDLLRSNHRSVTIEEIQKKVAEFFNIKVADMQSNRRLRSLARPRQIAMYFAKKFTQKSLPDIGRNFGGRDHATVIHAVKQVENFIKTDSKFADEINRLKKMFK